A window of the Cicer arietinum cultivar CDC Frontier isolate Library 1 chromosome 6, Cicar.CDCFrontier_v2.0, whole genome shotgun sequence genome harbors these coding sequences:
- the LOC101496674 gene encoding potassium transporter 7-like isoform X2, which yields MENPRHRRLMDEDEDPGSALSVDSTESRWVFQEDEDPSEIEEYDASDMRHQSMFDSEDEDNADQRLIRTGPRIDSFDVEALEVPGAHRNDYEDISMGKRIVLAFQTLGVVFGDVGTSPLYTFSVMFRKAPINDNEDILGALSLVLYTLILIPLVKYVLVVLWANDDGEGGTFALYSLICRNAKVNLLPNQLPSDVHISGFRLKVPSPELERSLKIKERLENSLTLKKILLLLVLAGTSMVIANGVVTPAMSVLSSVNGLKVGVDAIEQDEVVVISVACLVVLFSVQKYGTSKVGLAVGPALFIWFCSLAGNGVYNLIKYDSSVLRAFNPIHIYYFFARNSTKAWYSLGGCLLCATGSEAMFADLCYFSVRSVQLTFVFLVLPCLLLGYLGQAAYLMEHHADAGEAFFSSVPSGAFWPTFLIANIAALIASRTMTTATFSCIKQSTALGCFPRLKIIHTSRKFMGQIYIPVINWFLLAVSLVFVCSISSIDEIGNAYGIAELGVMMMTTILVTLVMLLIWQMHIIIVLSFLVVFLGLELVFFSSVLWSITDGSWIILVFAAIMFFIMFVWNYGSKLKYETEVKQKLSTDLMRELGCNLGTIRAPGIGLLYNELVKGIPGIFGHFLTTLPAIHSMVIFVSIKYVPVAMVPQSERFLFRRICQRSYHLFRCIARYGYKDVRKENHQTFEQLLMESLEKFIRREAQERSLESDGDEDTDLEDEYSGSRVLIAPNGSVYSLGVPLLADFNETIIPCFEASTSEDVCPASPKPPVLDAEQLLERELSFIRKAKESGVVYLLGHGDIRARKDSWFTKKLVINYFYAFLRKNCRRGITNLSVPHSHLMQVGMTYMV from the exons ATGGAAAACCCTAGACACCGGCGTTTAATGGATGAAGACGAAGATCCAGGGAGTGCATTATCCGTTGATTCCACCGAATCAAGGTGGGTTTTTCAGGAAGACGAGGATCCCTCTGAGATCGAAGAATACGATGCTTCTGATATGCGACACCAATCTATGTTCGATTCAGAAGACGAAGATAATGCTGACCAGAGACTCATTCGTACTGGTCCACGAATCGATTCCTTCGACGTTGAGGCTCTTGAGGTTCCCGGTGCTCATAGAAATGACTACGAG GATATTAGTATGGGAAAGAGGATTGTGCTGGCTTTTCAAACTCTTGGTGTTGTTTTTGGTGATGTTGGAACAAGTCCATTATATACCTTCAGTGTTATGTTTAGGAAGGCTCCTATTAATGACAATGAAGATATTCTTGGGGCATTATCACTTGTCTTGTACACTTTAATCTTGATTCCTTTGGTCAAGTATGTTCTTGTGGTTCTCTGGGCCAATGATGATGGTGAAG GTGGTACATTTGCATTATATTCCTTGATTTGTCGTAACGCTAAGGTGAATCTTCTTCCCAATCAGTTGCCGTCAGATGTCCATATATCAGGATTTAGGCTAAAGGTGCCGTCCCCTGAGCTTGAAAGGTCTTTAAAAATCAAGGAAAGGCTAGAGAATTCACTGACTCTGAAGAAGattctattattattagtaCTTGCTGGTACTTCTATGGTGATAGCTAATGGGGTTGTTACACCAGCTATGTCAG TACTATCATCTGTTAATGGCTTGAAAGTTGGGGTAGATGCAATTGAGCAAG ATGAAGTGGTGGTGATTTCTGTTGCTTGCCTTGTCGTTTTGTTCAGTGTACAGAAGTATGGAACAAGTAAAGTTGGGCTTGCTGTAGGACCTGCATTGTTTATATGGTTTTGTTCTCTTGCGGGCAATGGTGTATACAATCTTATCAAATATGACAGCAGTGTCTTGAGAGCTTTTAATCCTATTCACATCTATTATTTCTTTGCAAGGAATTCAACTAAAGCATGGTATTCTCTTGGGGGCTGTCTTCTGTGTGCAACTG GCTCTGAAGCCATGTTTGCAGATCTTTGCTACTTCTCTGTTCGATCAGTTCAG CTTACATTTGTATTTCTTGTTTTGCCATGCTTACTATTGGGCTATTTGGGTCAAGCTGCATACCTTATGGAACACCATGCTGATGCTGGGGAAgcctttttttcttctgttcCAA GTGGTGCATTCTGGCCGACTTTCCTCATCGCTAACATTGCTGCACTAATAGCAAGCCGGACTATGACAACAGCTACATTTTCTTGCATAAAACAGTCAACTGCTCTTGGTTGTTTCCCCCGTCTTAAAATAATTCACACCTCTCGGAAATTTATGGGTCAGATCTATATCCCTGTCATAAACTGGTTCCTGTTGGCTGTTTCTCTGGTGTTTGTCTGCTCTATATCCAGCATTGATGAGATTGGAAATGCATAtg GCATTGCTGAGCTGGGGGTGATGATGATGACCACCATTTTAGTTACACTTGTTATGCTTCTTATATGGCAGATGCACATCATCATAGTGTTGAGTTTCCTGGTAGTCTTCTTGGGATTAGAGTTGGTTTTCTTTTCATCAGTTTTGTGGAGCATAACAGATGGAAGTTGGATTATATTGGTCTTTGCTGcaataatgttttttataatgtttGTATGGAACTATGGAAGCAAGCTTAAGTATGAAACTGAAGTCAAGCAAAAGCTGTCAACAGATTTAATGCGAGAATTGGGCTGCAATCTTGGGACAATACGAGCTCCTGGAATTGGTCTACTTTATAATGAGTTGGTCAAAGGAATTCCAGGAATTTTTGGGCATTTTCTAACCACACTTCCAGCAATACACTCTATGGTTATATTTGTGAGTATCAAGTATGTTCCAGTTGCTATGGTGCCTCAAAGTGAAAGATTTCTATTTCGGCGAATCTGCCAGAGAAGCTATCATTTATTTCGTTGTATTGCCAG GTATGGTTACAAAGATGTTCGCAAAGAAAATCACCAGACTTTTGAGCAGCTTTTAATGGAGAGCTTAGAGAAGTTTATACGTCGTGAGGCACAGGAAAGATCACTTGAAAGTGACGGGGATGAAGATACTGATTTAGAGGATGAGTACTCTGGGTCTAGAGTTCTCATAGCTCCCAATGGGAGTGTTTACTCACTCGGTGTTCCTCTTTTGGCTGATTTCAATGAAACCATCATTCCATGTTTTGAAGCTAGCACATCAGAAGATGTATGCCCGGCCTCGCCCAAACCCCCTGTACTCGATGCAGAGCAGCTTCTGGAAAGAGAGTTATCTTTTATACGCAAAGCTAAAGAATCTGGAGTGGTTTATCTTCTTGGTCATGGAGATATAAGGGCAAGGAAAGACTCCTGGTTTACTAAGAAGCTagttataaactatttttatgcCTTTCTGAGAAAGAACTGCAGAAGGGGGATCACAAATTTAAGTGTACCACATTCACATCTAATGCAAGTTGGCATGACTTACATGGTTTGA
- the LOC101496674 gene encoding potassium transporter 7-like isoform X1: MENPRHRRLMDEDEDPGSALSVDSTESRWVFQEDEDPSEIEEYDASDMRHQSMFDSEDEDNADQRLIRTGPRIDSFDVEALEVPGAHRNDYEDISMGKRIVLAFQTLGVVFGDVGTSPLYTFSVMFRKAPINDNEDILGALSLVLYTLILIPLVKYVLVVLWANDDGEGGTFALYSLICRNAKVNLLPNQLPSDVHISGFRLKVPSPELERSLKIKERLENSLTLKKILLLLVLAGTSMVIANGVVTPAMSVLSSVNGLKVGVDAIEQDEVVVISVACLVVLFSVQKYGTSKVGLAVGPALFIWFCSLAGNGVYNLIKYDSSVLRAFNPIHIYYFFARNSTKAWYSLGGCLLCATGSEAMFADLCYFSVRSVQVMNHVYVLSIMASGCISFVISAYILMKMVVCLQLTFVFLVLPCLLLGYLGQAAYLMEHHADAGEAFFSSVPSGAFWPTFLIANIAALIASRTMTTATFSCIKQSTALGCFPRLKIIHTSRKFMGQIYIPVINWFLLAVSLVFVCSISSIDEIGNAYGIAELGVMMMTTILVTLVMLLIWQMHIIIVLSFLVVFLGLELVFFSSVLWSITDGSWIILVFAAIMFFIMFVWNYGSKLKYETEVKQKLSTDLMRELGCNLGTIRAPGIGLLYNELVKGIPGIFGHFLTTLPAIHSMVIFVSIKYVPVAMVPQSERFLFRRICQRSYHLFRCIARYGYKDVRKENHQTFEQLLMESLEKFIRREAQERSLESDGDEDTDLEDEYSGSRVLIAPNGSVYSLGVPLLADFNETIIPCFEASTSEDVCPASPKPPVLDAEQLLERELSFIRKAKESGVVYLLGHGDIRARKDSWFTKKLVINYFYAFLRKNCRRGITNLSVPHSHLMQVGMTYMV; encoded by the exons ATGGAAAACCCTAGACACCGGCGTTTAATGGATGAAGACGAAGATCCAGGGAGTGCATTATCCGTTGATTCCACCGAATCAAGGTGGGTTTTTCAGGAAGACGAGGATCCCTCTGAGATCGAAGAATACGATGCTTCTGATATGCGACACCAATCTATGTTCGATTCAGAAGACGAAGATAATGCTGACCAGAGACTCATTCGTACTGGTCCACGAATCGATTCCTTCGACGTTGAGGCTCTTGAGGTTCCCGGTGCTCATAGAAATGACTACGAG GATATTAGTATGGGAAAGAGGATTGTGCTGGCTTTTCAAACTCTTGGTGTTGTTTTTGGTGATGTTGGAACAAGTCCATTATATACCTTCAGTGTTATGTTTAGGAAGGCTCCTATTAATGACAATGAAGATATTCTTGGGGCATTATCACTTGTCTTGTACACTTTAATCTTGATTCCTTTGGTCAAGTATGTTCTTGTGGTTCTCTGGGCCAATGATGATGGTGAAG GTGGTACATTTGCATTATATTCCTTGATTTGTCGTAACGCTAAGGTGAATCTTCTTCCCAATCAGTTGCCGTCAGATGTCCATATATCAGGATTTAGGCTAAAGGTGCCGTCCCCTGAGCTTGAAAGGTCTTTAAAAATCAAGGAAAGGCTAGAGAATTCACTGACTCTGAAGAAGattctattattattagtaCTTGCTGGTACTTCTATGGTGATAGCTAATGGGGTTGTTACACCAGCTATGTCAG TACTATCATCTGTTAATGGCTTGAAAGTTGGGGTAGATGCAATTGAGCAAG ATGAAGTGGTGGTGATTTCTGTTGCTTGCCTTGTCGTTTTGTTCAGTGTACAGAAGTATGGAACAAGTAAAGTTGGGCTTGCTGTAGGACCTGCATTGTTTATATGGTTTTGTTCTCTTGCGGGCAATGGTGTATACAATCTTATCAAATATGACAGCAGTGTCTTGAGAGCTTTTAATCCTATTCACATCTATTATTTCTTTGCAAGGAATTCAACTAAAGCATGGTATTCTCTTGGGGGCTGTCTTCTGTGTGCAACTG GCTCTGAAGCCATGTTTGCAGATCTTTGCTACTTCTCTGTTCGATCAGTTCAGGTAATGAATCATGTCTATGTTCTATCTATCATGGCTTCTGGTTGCATTTCTTTTGTCATATCTGcttatatattaatgaaaatGGTGGTTTGTTTGCAGCTTACATTTGTATTTCTTGTTTTGCCATGCTTACTATTGGGCTATTTGGGTCAAGCTGCATACCTTATGGAACACCATGCTGATGCTGGGGAAgcctttttttcttctgttcCAA GTGGTGCATTCTGGCCGACTTTCCTCATCGCTAACATTGCTGCACTAATAGCAAGCCGGACTATGACAACAGCTACATTTTCTTGCATAAAACAGTCAACTGCTCTTGGTTGTTTCCCCCGTCTTAAAATAATTCACACCTCTCGGAAATTTATGGGTCAGATCTATATCCCTGTCATAAACTGGTTCCTGTTGGCTGTTTCTCTGGTGTTTGTCTGCTCTATATCCAGCATTGATGAGATTGGAAATGCATAtg GCATTGCTGAGCTGGGGGTGATGATGATGACCACCATTTTAGTTACACTTGTTATGCTTCTTATATGGCAGATGCACATCATCATAGTGTTGAGTTTCCTGGTAGTCTTCTTGGGATTAGAGTTGGTTTTCTTTTCATCAGTTTTGTGGAGCATAACAGATGGAAGTTGGATTATATTGGTCTTTGCTGcaataatgttttttataatgtttGTATGGAACTATGGAAGCAAGCTTAAGTATGAAACTGAAGTCAAGCAAAAGCTGTCAACAGATTTAATGCGAGAATTGGGCTGCAATCTTGGGACAATACGAGCTCCTGGAATTGGTCTACTTTATAATGAGTTGGTCAAAGGAATTCCAGGAATTTTTGGGCATTTTCTAACCACACTTCCAGCAATACACTCTATGGTTATATTTGTGAGTATCAAGTATGTTCCAGTTGCTATGGTGCCTCAAAGTGAAAGATTTCTATTTCGGCGAATCTGCCAGAGAAGCTATCATTTATTTCGTTGTATTGCCAG GTATGGTTACAAAGATGTTCGCAAAGAAAATCACCAGACTTTTGAGCAGCTTTTAATGGAGAGCTTAGAGAAGTTTATACGTCGTGAGGCACAGGAAAGATCACTTGAAAGTGACGGGGATGAAGATACTGATTTAGAGGATGAGTACTCTGGGTCTAGAGTTCTCATAGCTCCCAATGGGAGTGTTTACTCACTCGGTGTTCCTCTTTTGGCTGATTTCAATGAAACCATCATTCCATGTTTTGAAGCTAGCACATCAGAAGATGTATGCCCGGCCTCGCCCAAACCCCCTGTACTCGATGCAGAGCAGCTTCTGGAAAGAGAGTTATCTTTTATACGCAAAGCTAAAGAATCTGGAGTGGTTTATCTTCTTGGTCATGGAGATATAAGGGCAAGGAAAGACTCCTGGTTTACTAAGAAGCTagttataaactatttttatgcCTTTCTGAGAAAGAACTGCAGAAGGGGGATCACAAATTTAAGTGTACCACATTCACATCTAATGCAAGTTGGCATGACTTACATGGTTTGA